CTCCTCGGGATCGCCCGTCCGATCGAGCCAGGCGCCGTTCATTCCAGCGTGGACGGCTCCCTGGACGTCGAACCACAGCGCCGAGACGTGGATGATCCCGTCGATCGGGGTCCCAGCCCGGCCCGCAGCGTGGCGGTAGAGCTCGGGCGCGGGTTTGAACGTCTCGAGCTCGTGGGCGCTGATCGTGTCTGCGAGCAGATCGCCGATCCCGGCGCCCTCGACCATCGAGGCGAGCATCTCGGGGTTGCCGTTCGAGAGGACGTAGCAGTCGTAGCCCGCCGCCCGGAGGCGCTCGAGACTCGCCCGGACGTCGTCGAACACCCGCAGATCGTGGTACGCCGACAGGACGTCCTCGCGGGTGTCGGCGTCGCAGTCGGCGCCGTGGGCCGCGAGCGCGTACGTCAGGGCGTCGCGGTTGAGGTCGTAGAACGTGTCGTAGGCGTCGAGGTGGTTCGCGACGAGCGTGTACTGCATCGAGCGCTCCCGCCAGCTTCGGGAGATCGGCGTTGGATCGTCGACGGCCGTATGCGTCTCGAGGGCGTCCTCGACGGCGTCGACGTCGACGAGGGTGCTGTAGGAGTCGAGGGTAACGGTGGCGACGGCGTCGGGATCGAGCGTCATGCGTGTCACGTCGACAGCCAGTGGTATCACTGCTGGCCCCGCTCGATTCCTCGCCAGGTAGACACGAGCCCGTCGACCTGGTTCGGGAACGCCCCACGAACCGTCGTCTCTTTTGCCCGGAAGCGCCCAGTACCGACCATGGATCCCTCGACCTGGCGCACCTACCTCGTCACGCAGGCGTCGCTCTCGGCGGAACGGTCGACACCCGAGATCGTCCGCGCGGCGATCGAAGGCGGCGTCGACGCCGTCCAGCTCCGGGAGAAAGAGACGAGCGCACGCTCGCGGTACGAGCTCGGCCGCGAGCTGCGCGAGCTGACCGCCGGGGCCGACGTCGCCCTGCTCGTCAACGACCGCGTCGACATCGCGCAGGCGATCGACGCCGACGGCGTTCACGTCGGCCAGTCGGACCTTCCCGTCTCGGTCGCCCGCGAGCTACTCGGCCCCGAGGCCGTCGTCGGCTGCTCGACCTCGACCGTCGCGGAGGCCCGACGAGCCGAGGACGCGGGCGCCGACTATCTCGGGGTCGGCAGCGTCTACGGGACGTCCTCGAAGGACGTCCCCGACGCGGAGGACGGGGTCGGGCCCGAACGGATCACCGAGATTGCCGAGGCCGTCTCGATCCCGGTCGTCGGCATCGGTGGCATCACGGTCGATAACGCGGGTCCGGTCGCCGAGGCCGGCGCTGCCGGCGTCGCGGTCATCAGCGAGATCACGGCGGCCGAGGACCCGGCGGCCGCGACCACCGACCTCGTCGAAACGGTCGAAACCGCGAAGGGCATCGAGAGAAGAGAATGACAGAACCATGACGAGACACGACGCAACCGACCCGACGCTCGCCGACTCGCTCGACGTCCTCACCGAGACCGAACCGCTGGTGCAGTCGCTGACCAACGAGGTGACGATCAACGACGTCGCGAACCTCACCCTTCACTGGAACGGGCTGCCCGTGATGGCTGACTCGCCCGGCGACGCCGGCGAGATGGCCGAGCTCGCGAGCGCGGTCCTGCTGAACATCGGCCAGATCCCCGACTCGAAGTTCGAGGCGATGCGCGAGGCGGCGCGGACGGCCAACGACCGCGGGATCCCGCTCGTCCTCGATCCCGTCGGGGTCGGCTCGACGCCGACCCGCCAGCGGATCGCGGAGGAGCTGCTCACCGAGTACGAGTTCTCGATCATCAAAGGTAACCACGGCGAGGTGAGCGCCCTCGCGGGCGTCGAGGCCGAGGTGCGGGGCGTCGAGTCGGTCGGCGACTACGACGCCATCGAGGAGACGACCCGCTCGCTCGCCGAGTCGACCGGTGCGGTCGTCGTCGCCTCGGGCACCGAGGACGTCGTGGCCGACGCCGACGGCGCGACCCGGATCACGGCGGGTCACGAGCGGCTGGGCGAGGTCGTCGGCACGGGCTGTATGCTCGGCGGGACGCTCGCGACGTTCTGTGGCGCCCTCGAGGACGCCCACAGGGCGGCGAGAGACGGGACGCTCGCGTTCGGAATCGCCGGAGAACGGGCCGCGGAGCTCCCTCACGAGGGGCCGGCGAGCTACCGGACGAACTTCCACGACGCCGTCGCCGGGCTCTCCGCCGAGGTCGTCTCGGAGTACGACCTCGCGTCCCGGCTCGAGCCGGTCGCCTGAGCGATCAACAGACCGGTTTCGGGTTCGCGCCCAGCTCCTCGAGCGAGGCGACGTACTCGTCGTAGGCGGCCTCGATCGATTCGCCTGCGGCCTCGACGGCCCGCTCGCGATCGGCCTCGTCGGTACAGACCGCCTCGAGCAGGTCGGTCGCGCGCTCGAGCTGGTCGTCCAGATCGTCGCCGAACTCCCGGAACAGTCCCGCCGTCTGTGGGTCGGCGTCGCCGACGAAGTAGCCGACGACCTGCTCCTTCGAGCGCTTGCTGGCGAGGATCCGACCGACGAACGCGCCAGTGCGCTCGACGGTGTCCTCGAGCCCGCGAAGGTGCTCGTGGAGGTTCGGTACTGTCTCGGGCTCGTAGCCGTCGAGCTTCTCGGCGACCGTCTCGTAGTGGTCCCGTTCCTCGGCGGCCGTCGTCTCGAAGGCCTCGCGGGCGGCGTCGTGATCCTCGTCGTTGGCCCAGCTCTCGAAGGTCCGCCAGGCGGCGTACTCGGCGTCGGCGGTCGCCCGCAGCACGGGTTCGGTGTCGATCTCGCCGCCCGTCTCGGCGTACAGCGACTTCGAGGAGCCGAGTCGCGACAGTTCGGTCTCGTTCTCCGCACGGACGGCCTCGAGGACGCCCTCGGTATCAGTCATCGGAAACCGACCGTTACTCCCCGGTTTCGACCGGGGCGTTCACGAGGTTTCCCCACTCGGTCCAGGAGCCGTCGTAGTTGACGGCGTCCTCGTAGCCCAGCAGCTCGTGGAGCGCGAACCAGGCGACCGACGA
This genomic window from Natronococcus occultus SP4 contains:
- the thiE gene encoding thiamine phosphate synthase, producing the protein MDPSTWRTYLVTQASLSAERSTPEIVRAAIEGGVDAVQLREKETSARSRYELGRELRELTAGADVALLVNDRVDIAQAIDADGVHVGQSDLPVSVARELLGPEAVVGCSTSTVAEARRAEDAGADYLGVGSVYGTSSKDVPDAEDGVGPERITEIAEAVSIPVVGIGGITVDNAGPVAEAGAAGVAVISEITAAEDPAAATTDLVETVETAKGIERRE
- the thiM gene encoding hydroxyethylthiazole kinase encodes the protein MTRHDATDPTLADSLDVLTETEPLVQSLTNEVTINDVANLTLHWNGLPVMADSPGDAGEMAELASAVLLNIGQIPDSKFEAMREAARTANDRGIPLVLDPVGVGSTPTRQRIAEELLTEYEFSIIKGNHGEVSALAGVEAEVRGVESVGDYDAIEETTRSLAESTGAVVVASGTEDVVADADGATRITAGHERLGEVVGTGCMLGGTLATFCGALEDAHRAARDGTLAFGIAGERAAELPHEGPASYRTNFHDAVAGLSAEVVSEYDLASRLEPVA
- a CDS encoding haloacid dehalogenase type II; this translates as MTLDPDAVATVTLDSYSTLVDVDAVEDALETHTAVDDPTPISRSWRERSMQYTLVANHLDAYDTFYDLNRDALTYALAAHGADCDADTREDVLSAYHDLRVFDDVRASLERLRAAGYDCYVLSNGNPEMLASMVEGAGIGDLLADTISAHELETFKPAPELYRHAAGRAGTPIDGIIHVSALWFDVQGAVHAGMNGAWLDRTGDPEEPFGPDPDVVVGGLDELADVLEA